In Clupea harengus chromosome 4, Ch_v2.0.2, whole genome shotgun sequence, the genomic stretch GTTGTATGATGTTATGATGTTGTATGATGTTGAATTTTTGCTTTTTGCTCTGCTTGAATATTGAGCTCTGTGCCATTTCAACTTATTCAGACCAAAAAGATAAAGAATgtacagttttgtttttgttttgtttttttgttttgtcattccttgaaataaatataaaatcaaaCATTGTACAACATTGTGTGATTTTGcaccagttgtgtgtgtatgtatgtatacataaaCATTCAGGGACACTTTTGACAATTTTGagtcattgtttttatttgtatatctTTGTTCACTGTGCACATTTCATCATGCTCACAATCACATAGGCCAGATGAATGTTTCATTTTACAACTCGATGGTATTTACGCAGTTGAAGCGAGACCCACCATATTGTATTTCCTGTCAAAGACAGTGTAAAACTGCCTGATGAAAACGTCACCCAGGATCCAGAGCTGGTCGTTACCTCCGTTGCCGAAGCCAGTGGAACAGCTATTGTATCCCTGTAAAGAAGACACACGGTGATCACATGTCAGTGAAAGCTGATATTGACATTTATTCCACCACTTACTATAAGAAGCtcattgttttgtgtgtcttaTTTGCACCCACCTGAGACACATAGGCAGATGCTGGGAGGGTGAAAGCGTGTCCGTTGATTGTGAAGGTGACCTCAGGCATGTTCTGGATGTTTCCACAGGACACGGTAGCCTATAAGGAGACACACCCAAGTTAGAGTAGTcctttgcttttgtgtttttttttttttttcccacagtcTAACAAATTCAATTAAAACAAATACTTACATCACCATACTGGTTGGTGGTGGCGCCCACCCAGCCGTTCATGTTGCTGATGTCACCGGAAGGTCCCACAATGAGGGAGGTGCCGGTGTCAACAATAGCCTGGCATCCACCGGAGCAAGCAACCGTGTTTCCATTGATGGTGACACTGTAATGGTGCAACAagattaaagcagcaatacagagttctgttccaaaactagtaagctaactacctaaaaggcatgcaaaaaccttgctaacaccaccaacagcgcagttgacactgatagaagcttgccaacacactaactggtgtcttttggcagtatagctggcaatgtcatgcgtgtgaaagcttttcttccatttttgcaaggtgttccagcccgttacacagaactacataggcagggcatatcttggatggctagtggggaagacacaggtgtttatctgtccttcacatgaccacaatgctatcaaaataaatttgaggatggtaccaaaactagttgcctataaaaccatacctcaaaaagtgtcaaattgttgcatagtgttactttaaggcaTATGGGGGAAATAGTTTGATGCGTGTCTCGGTGGGTCTGTCTGGGTGTTGGATGGACCCGTACAATACCTGTCCATTGCGATCTGCCAGTAGCTCTCTGAGGTGAGAGGAATCCAGTTGAAGCTGCCGGTGTAGTACTGAGAGTCGATCTCACCAAACAGCACCACGCTGCCGGTCTGGCTTTTCCTGGAGCAGCAATGGACAAGAAGGTTGGTTCATTTTTGACTGATTTATGTCTGTAAGAAACACCactatcttaaaaaaaaaaaacgatgggAACGATAAGAAAATGGGACATTTTGGATTTTTTCAAGGGCTGAACGTGGCAGACTCACCCGCTCAGGTGGACGGAGAAGAGGTCCTGGGAGACCAGGCCCTGGCTCATCATGTTGTCGAAGACAGGGGTGGCtccagaggaggagatggaggggaaggcAAGACCCAGAATACCATCAGCCTGCATGTACTGCATGAACTGGGCCTCGGTTTCGCTCAGGCCAAAGATCTGGTTGCTCACACTGATTCCGCCCACCTTGAACGATACATCATCATTTGGATCAAATACAGTGTCGCAACACAAGTGGAGAGAACCAGAAACATGAATATGGTAGTGAGGCACTGCTGCCTTATGAAGACACCTTATCCAGGTAAAATAAATGAGGATATGTTGACATGGGGGCTTGGGGAGAAATACCAATAGATGGACCTATTCTGCTATTCTGGGCTTTCAGTACCGATGTTTCTACCATCATTCTGACTGTTCAATCAAAACAGAAAAGGTGATTCATAACTACCCCGACAGTGTCGTAACCGAGAATGCCAGTCATGCTGCCAGTTCCATACTGGATCTGGAGAGTCTGTTGAGTGCTCTGGAAAGAGCTGGAGCTCTTAGGGTTAAACTTCTGGTGGTTATCTGAAAGAGTGTGACATTTTTGTGCCATTTCAGAGAGAGGACGAtcaagcagtttttttttatgaagagtgtgtttgaCATACTGTGTGTccagggtgcgatttgtcaaaaaaacagaggggggatgttctttttttctttttttttaaatcatgaaaaaacaatcaataaataggcctaattcttTTCAAGTTAACTGTAAGccctattaggttacattttgaacagttgaacatttaatgcaaactaaaatatataaaatacatgacatttttttggggggtaaaaaacagaggggggggggggtaaacccccccatcccccccaccaaatggcaccctgtgtgtgtcctacaggggtcacacacacacaccccggcgAGCCATACTCACTGCAAGCAGGGCTGTTGCAGTACACAGAGGGGATCCACAGGTTGGAGGATCCAGTGTCAAAGATAACTGTGAAAGACTGGGGGGGATTTCCGATGGTGATGACGCCATAGTAAgaaagctaaaataaaaaaaatgaccagTTATAAATGGTATAACACGAAATTGTACAATACCTAATTTTGAATATGGCAACAACAGCACATCAAAATCAGACAATAACTAAAGAATGTAAGTTgttcaaaaatgtaaataacatTGATGTTTAAATAACATTTGTATTTCACATGAAACTCAAATGTCAATGTAAGTACCTGAAACGGGAAACAGGGCATGTATTAAATTAGCATATCTAGGGCTGAAGTTTAACCAGAATGTTCAGGTTGTCAGACTAAAACAACAGTTTTGTGTTTAACAAGAAAAatcaaacattttcacaaaaacaaactgtGAATTTGCCGAGGGGACCATAGCGATTAAAATCGGCTTCACGCAGCCACCACTATCTACATAAGCCTAATGCCTTGGTTTCCATTACTTCATCAGTTCTTGTGCTGATGAGAACATGCTCTATGTCTAAACATCAATGTGGCAAAGCAATCAAGACAAATAAGCCTAGTAAGGATGTAAAACATTCGCAATGTTTCGTTTATAAATATGGATCCATCAAGCATGCAGGACAGTCAGTATATTTTTGAGAGGATATGTTCTTTTTCTTGTCAGCGCTCTACTGCCTACAATCCTTCACTTACATCAGCATCATTGGTCATGCCCTCAGCTCCATTTTGCTGGAACTTAACCATGGGCTGGTAAGGGAACCTTTTCCTGTATTCCTCCCAGAGGCCCTTCTCCGTCAGTGCCTCCCGGGCGGTCTTGCCCTTGATCAGAGGCAcgctgcgacacacacacacacacacacacacacacacacacacatgcacaaacacacacacacacacacacacacacacacacatgcacaaacacacacacacacatgcacaaacacacacacacacacacacacacacgcacacacgcacacacacacacacacacacacacacacacacacacacacacacacatgcacaaacacacacacacacacacacacacacacacacaaacacacacacacacacacacacacacacacacacacgcacacacacacacacacacacatgcacaaacacacacacacacacacacacacacacacacacacacacaaggaattgGGTATGATCACACAGACAGTATTTGTAACGATCAAGAGGAGGAGACCCATCCGGGGTCCATGAGAGACTCACCGAATGCACTCGGAGAACGCCACCAAGGCAAAGAGAACGATAGCCCACTTCATCATGCTTACTTGGGTGAGGTTGGACCCAGTCAGTGAAGAAACCTGCTCCAAACTCTGGCCATTTATATCCTCAAGGAAAGCTTAAGATAAGCCGGCTGATAAGACACTGATATAATGGAATCTCAGATAATCCAATGGAACAATGTCACTAAACGTTCACATGACTTTGAAGTGATCTGATATCGTTTCGTGATTTGTGTCAATATTGACCATGGAGGGGGAGCACCTTTGGTTCTTATACCTTGTGGAGATATCATGTTTTTCGAAATGAGGTCTTAGGTGCTTATGCTTAATTTCAATTATCATGTATCAATGGATCAGTTTCTGCATCATTATTTATGTATACCTTAAAACAAATTGTAACCTTAAAACAATTAAACAcgaattatttgtgtgtgtataattgtgcATTTACAAGAAGGTCACACCAAAGTTTATATCACTAATCACTATTTACCAAAAATACATTTGtagctgtgtgtttctttgtgtctaTTAATCACAAGAAACCAAAATGGCCACgatgtgtatatttatacacattttatatatatgatatgattGCTTGCTAGTTAACATGCAGTtggtttaaaacacacagagaactaaGAGCTTCTCTTTTCTATGTCAACAAACAGACTTGCCAATATTTTTTGCCTTGTCATTATTTTCCAAGATGGAGATAACGTGTAGGTCCCTATCAGTTGTAAAACAAACTGGTACTACAAGTTGCTCTGAAGGGAAGGGTTTGGTCAGGTGGGACACAGAAGAGCTAGTTTGGAGGAGGCGTAGcacattattatgttttatgtttattgtcagCACCGATATGCCAAAGCAAACTCCTGGTAggcgtaaacttacttggcaataaaaacaattctgattctgactctgattcATCCATAGGAATTACATTCATCCATAGGAATTGTGTTCATTTTAACTTAAATATAAGCATGGCCTCCACGGCTCAATGGCAATATGAAATGACATCGGACACAGCATCAggacagctctctccctctggccaCCACCCTGTGACTGTGGCTCCAAGTGCATAATAATAGTAAATAAAACACTCATTTCCAGAGACTATAAATCCCGTTCTGTCTCATAATATCTCAACGACATTTATGTCTAAATTTACTGCATGAACCCTGGCGAATCCTGTCCTTAGTTTGTTCGTGAGATATGCAGACAAAGCAGATATGGTCCCCCTTACTAATAGACTTTCATGAGCAAGTAAACACATGGGTCACCTCCAGCATTCATGTTCACATATTTATCAACACGCCTGACCAGAGTTTTCCATAAGCGCAAGCATTTCACACTGTAGGTTGAACTCTTCAAGGGCAGCTTTGTATGAAGCTAGAACACAGTGTACTATCATGCCTTTTAATGAGTTGGGATAGAATAATACAGCTTGTATGTACTGAACGTTTCACAAATGTTTGGGAAAtgcttcctctcccttcctcttcctttttctacctctccctatccttcctctaatgctatctcctctaactagtacttaactcgcacttacagtagttacattcctgcacttttttatttcttatgtagtatttattgtcacactaggtctctattgctcgtagcttgattgttccttcctttgtacgtcactttggataaaggcATCTGCtaacttaatgtaaatgtaaatgtaaatgtaattgtaaatgtTTGTTGACATACTGAGTTGACCGTGTTTTATTTACTGTGTTTGCACTGTATTGTTTCTTTAGGATTCTGTAACATAGATGAGAGTGCTCTGAGGATTGTTtattatataaacaaacaaagatgaGAACATAAACATCTTACATTATAACCCTGACCTTATGCACAGATCAATTTACACATCGGACAATTTAAGTAATTCTTACAGAtcatttatttgaaaacaaaagCATAATAAATATTAGATAAACACAGATTATTGATAAAATTGCACAACTACAAGTCTTTTTTCATGAAGTGATTAATTAGAagctatatttatataataaatGCTTCATGAAATTAAACATGATTTTTGCTTTGCCGATTCAGATGTTTAATGTGGCAGCTGCACTGTTCTGTGTTAATAAGTgacaaaatgtatgtatgtgtcaatGAGAAGAGAGGCGGTGCACATGATGGTTGCTTTCCCTCTTGTTTTCCCTCGTGTCTCTCCTTCAAGTATGTCCACAGCAGTAGTGTTttgatttagttttttcttctttcggTCTTAGTCCATGCTGTCAAAAGTCTAAATTTTTTAAGTCGCTGTTACACCTGTACCTGGTCTCTGTATATCGTGTGCAGACCAGGTGCGGGAGACACGGGCACGTGTGGTGAAGCCTCTTCCCAGCGAAAGGAACCTGTGCAGAGAAAGGGTGATTTGAATGTCGAATGAACTGTGCCCCCTTGTGGAGATAAACACATCATGTAAAGGAGCtgacaaaaacattttcaaatcttgACATAATCTTGTACAATAATGTTTTTACAGGTCCTGTTGAAAGAGTAATTTTATTATAAACTCATTAAGGTAAAACACTTTACACAGATCATACTGTTATACAAAAATAGTTTTTTGACCATATGAAATCTGAAATTAGTCAAGCTGACATAAAATCTGATAGCTTTGCCACTATCTCCACTATCTGGCACAACTCCACTTCTTTTGACATTAAGACAGTACCTGATGATAAGGATCCGTATTTGTCTGGATATGTCTGAACAATCTTACGATGTCTGGCTCCAAGTAATACAACTTCACCACAAGTACTGACCCTATCCCTGGTCCCAGTGACAGGGAGAGTGATATAAGATCTATATCTACTGAGGATCAATATTTCCTGCAGTTATCAGCACCTTGTGCCAGAGAAGCATCCTAGCTTCGGCTTGATACAGTATCTAAATTCTGCTTCCCCTGTTGCTGTAAGCAGTGGACTGTTGCtcagctgtctctctgtcagtgtgttaaGAGCTGGGGGCGTTTACTGCCATTTATTAAGAAGAAGTTACACAAAGACATCCCTGTAGTCTAATGGGGCTGATTAATTCATCCATTGTTTGACTCATGGACTATATTGCTCATTTTAATTTGACATGTCCACATAGAAGATTTTAACATCCAGAGCACCTTGAAAGCATTTTAATGCTGACAAAGAATAATGACTCCTTTCTAGCTAATACTTCCATAATAACATATTGATCAAAATCACAAAAGAAAGATTAAGAGGCACAGAAAGAAAACATACATGAAAGCTATTTTACATAATAGGAATGTACATCCTCAGGACTGTTTTCCAAATAGGCAAAGATGTGGCATTATTCAGTCATTCTTTATATTGAAATATACTTTATAGTCACTCTATATTAAATCACACATACTCTATATTAAACTCTATATTAAATCACACATACTCTATATTAAACTCTATATTAAATCACACATACTCTACATTAAACTCTATATTAAATCACACATAATTGCTACCTTATGGCTGTAAGGGTGACACTCATCGCCCTCATCACCCCTCGGTGTGCACATGCGCAATCCCCGCAGCCACAGGCTCACAGCGCAGCACAGTCCAAGACCACACTGCATATCTTTATCacatgcctgacacacacacacacacacacacacagacagacacacagagagagagagagagagagagagagagagagagaaagagaattaggCCTGACTTCATATTACAGTTGTATGATGATATATCCATCTATCCTGACGTCCCTGCATCAGATTCAAGTaactgtggttgtgtttgtgtgggggggggagtttcTCAAATGCATGCCAATGTCAATACACAAAGGATGTGCACAGGGCATCATAGTTTTGAAACGATACTTAGTCAGTGTAGTGCACCCAACTGAAATGTATCCCTGAACGCTGAATGATAATGATATGGCACATCTCAAGAACAACAGCACTTAAGTAAATTCACATTCTAATTTAGGCGGTCAGGTGATGATGCAACGACTTTGGTCTGTCTCTGAATAAACTCTATGTAATAGGTAATAGGTTTCCATGATAAACCTCAGTAAAACCAAGCCAAACTACAATGCCTGTgcaaaacaaccccccccctcatccACCGATGCAACTCACCCCTGTGATAACAGCACCTTTGGACCAGTTCAGGGACAGCAGCAGGACCAGCACAACTGATAAAGGCACAAGCTTGCTCATAGCAGCAGACCCAGAAGTTTCTTGCAAAAGATATGaaagaaatgttgaaaatgtcTCGAAGATGCCTCGAAGATGGCACCCAGtcgtcttctcctcctcttcttctactTGTTGTTTCTTCTCGTAGGCAAGGCAAGCTTCTGTGACCACTGGAGCGATGGCTCCTTCTTTATGTATCActaaccccctcccctccctcttttaaTCTGGACCCTCGTCATCTCTTTTAGTGTGACGCTGTGTGGGGTATGAAGGAGTGTTCCTTAAATGGATGGTACAGCTGTTTAATGCAAGTCTTATGCCAGGCATAGTCTATATAAAGACAGCGTGTAGGTACAGTATATTTGGGAAATACTCTTTGACAATGACATATTGATGTACATTACCACTTTATCTTTGCCAAAGCCCGTTTTCCTGACAAATGTCTATATAAAGACAGTGATGTACATTAGTTgatgtacattacattacattaagacTAGTTGATGTACATTACATTAGGACTAGTTGATGTACATTACATTAAGACTAGTTgatgtacattacattacattaggaCTAGTTGATGTACATTACATTAAGACTAGTTgatgtacattacattacattaggaCTAGTTGATGTATATTACATTAGGACTAGTTgatgtacattacattacattaggaCTAGTTGATGTACATTACATTAAGACTAGTTGATGTACATTACATTAAGACTAGTTgatgtacattacattacattaggaCTAGTTGATGTACATTACATTAAGACTAGTTgatgtacattacattacattaggaCTAGTTGATGTACATTACATTAGGACTAGTTgatgtacattacattacattaggaCTAGTTGATGTACATTACATTAGGACTAGTTgatgtacattacattacattaagacTAGTTGATGTACATTACCACTGTATCTTTGTTGCCTGTTTTCCTGACAAATGTCTATATAAAGACAGTGATGTACATTAGTTgatgtacattacattacattaagacTAGTTGATGTACATTACATTAAGACCAGTTGATGTACATTACCACTGTATCTTTGTTGCCTGTTTTCCTGACAAATGTGGGGGATTTAGTGCTGGTTTGACGTCTCCCATCATGGATCAGTGATCTGTGCATGTAAGTCAGCAGACATCTTTTAAAATCCAGAATGAAAAGCGTTGAAGTATAACTCAATGACATTTTAGG encodes the following:
- the LOC105897298 gene encoding pepsin A-like; translation: MKWAIVLFALVAFSECIRVPLIKGKTAREALTEKGLWEEYRKRFPYQPMVKFQQNGAEGMTNDADLSYYGVITIGNPPQSFTVIFDTGSSNLWIPSVYCNSPACNNHQKFNPKSSSSFQSTQQTLQIQYGTGSMTGILGYDTVGVGGISVSNQIFGLSETEAQFMQYMQADGILGLAFPSISSSGATPVFDNMMSQGLVSQDLFSVHLSGKSQTGSVVLFGEIDSQYYTGSFNWIPLTSESYWQIAMDSVTINGNTVACSGGCQAIVDTGTSLIVGPSGDISNMNGWVGATTNQYGDATVSCGNIQNMPEVTFTINGHAFTLPASAYVSQGYNSCSTGFGNGGNDQLWILGDVFIRQFYTVFDRKYNMVGLASTA
- the prok1 gene encoding prokineticin-1 codes for the protein MSKLVPLSVVLVLLLSLNWSKGAVITGACDKDMQCGLGLCCAVSLWLRGLRMCTPRGDEGDECHPYSHKVPFAGKRLHHTCPCLPHLVCTRYTETRYRCNSDLKNLDF